The Sorangiineae bacterium MSr11367 genome window below encodes:
- a CDS encoding epoxide hydrolase, giving the protein MQTRIREFRIAVSQAELDDLRERLARSRWPAEISGALGWSRGVPVPYLKRIAEYWLRTYDWRTWEAKLNAFPQFVTTIDGQDIHFLHVRSPEPGAIPLVLTHGWPGSVVEFMNVLGPLTDPRAHGADPGDAFHVIAPSVPGFGFSMPLQGPGWNHRRIARAWAELMARLGYARYGAQGGDTGSVVSPELGRIDPEHVLGVHINGGLSFPSGEPSDFEDLTPSERARLLDAEKLRNDGTGYADIQSTRPQTLAYALTDSPLGQLAWILEKFQAWTDPAQDLPEDAVDLDQLLTNVTLYWLTGTGASSAHLYYENRVAKDPPLRSEVPTGIAVFPSDPAIRRIAEREHRIVHWSEFSRGGHFAAMEAPDLLIGDIRAFFRALR; this is encoded by the coding sequence TTGCAAACGAGGATTCGAGAATTCCGTATTGCCGTTTCGCAGGCCGAGCTCGACGACCTTCGCGAGCGCCTCGCGCGCTCGCGTTGGCCCGCCGAGATCTCCGGAGCACTCGGCTGGAGTCGCGGGGTGCCCGTCCCCTATTTGAAGCGCATCGCCGAATATTGGCTTCGCACCTACGATTGGCGCACGTGGGAAGCGAAGCTCAACGCATTTCCTCAATTCGTCACCACCATCGACGGGCAGGACATTCACTTTCTGCACGTGCGCTCGCCCGAACCGGGGGCCATTCCGTTGGTGCTCACGCACGGCTGGCCTGGCTCGGTCGTCGAGTTCATGAACGTCCTGGGCCCGCTCACCGATCCGCGTGCGCACGGCGCCGATCCGGGCGACGCCTTTCACGTGATCGCGCCATCCGTCCCGGGTTTCGGCTTTTCCATGCCGCTTCAGGGCCCCGGGTGGAACCATCGCCGCATCGCCCGCGCGTGGGCAGAGTTGATGGCGCGGCTCGGGTACGCGCGGTATGGCGCGCAAGGCGGCGACACCGGCTCGGTGGTCTCCCCGGAATTGGGCCGGATCGACCCTGAGCACGTCCTCGGCGTGCACATCAACGGCGGATTGAGCTTTCCTTCGGGCGAGCCCTCGGACTTCGAAGATCTCACCCCCAGCGAGCGGGCGCGCTTGCTCGATGCGGAAAAGCTGCGAAACGACGGAACGGGTTACGCGGATATCCAATCGACACGACCGCAAACCCTTGCCTACGCGCTCACCGATTCGCCCCTCGGGCAGCTCGCCTGGATCCTCGAGAAATTCCAGGCATGGACCGATCCCGCCCAGGATTTGCCCGAGGACGCCGTCGATTTGGATCAGCTTCTCACCAACGTCACGCTGTATTGGCTCACCGGCACGGGCGCATCCTCCGCGCACCTCTATTACGAAAACCGGGTCGCGAAAGATCCCCCGCTCCGCTCCGAGGTGCCCACGGGCATCGCGGTCTTTCCGAGCGATCCCGCCATACGGCGCATCGCCGAACGAGAGCACCGCATCGTGCATTGGTCCGAGTTCTCGCGCGGTGGCCACTTTGCTGCCATGGAAGCGCCGGATCTCCTGATTGGCGACATTCGCGCGTTCTTCCGCGCGCTACGGTAA
- a CDS encoding acyl-CoA dehydrogenase family protein codes for MTTQRTKLLEDPELRPFLPLLWVAWSDGDLEQDDLVALRSRVEAMPWLRPAARHALETWLAPDAPPSQREMRTLLDTIHKVSATLSPERRRDLAGLGAELADEGTRRALAELEDALGGGAASELFAHLATAEASRTREAPPKPTAPFDVSALGAWLDGDVKMVRDQARTFLADPEHRAYGLPVPEYRAKVAHWLADLAARGFGQRAYPGITSDEKDLNAFIATFETLAMGDLSLVIRFGVQFGLFGGSIFFLGTEAQRHKWLSQVASLDLPGCFAMSEVGHGSDVQSLETRATWDVVSRTFVLHTPAESARKDWVGGAAQHARMATVFAQLEADGEGHGIHAFLVPIRDAQGKLLEGVRAGDSGHKMGLNGVDNGRLWFDHVRVPEHALLGRFAWMNAEGHYESAIANPKKRFFTMLGTLVGGRISVATASVAAAKVGLAIAVRYASARRQFGPEDGVEMPLLDYPAHQRRLLPRLATTYVLSLAVARLRSNFGQRIRDDEAGDTRELEASAAALKALASWHAVETLRECRQACGGQGYLLVNRLPDLCADVEVFTTFEGDNTVLLQLVAKSLLTGFKKRFESTGVAGIARHLLSKARVAVTEKNLLAVRRTDPEHLRDRAFHLAAFKYREERLLETAAARLRKRLEANRDAHAAMLAVQEHLVALARAHADRLALQWFDESIADCSDAQLVPWLDRIGALHALTRLREEAAFFLAEGYFDAQKEHALRKETTALLGELRQGAVALVDAFGIPDACLAAPIAFMDPAHPRW; via the coding sequence ATGACCACACAACGCACCAAGCTGCTCGAAGATCCGGAGTTGCGTCCCTTCTTGCCCTTGCTCTGGGTTGCCTGGTCCGATGGCGATCTCGAACAGGACGATCTGGTGGCCCTTCGATCGCGGGTCGAGGCGATGCCCTGGCTCCGCCCCGCGGCGCGGCACGCATTGGAGACGTGGCTCGCACCCGATGCTCCGCCGTCGCAGCGCGAGATGCGCACCTTGCTCGATACGATTCACAAGGTATCGGCGACGCTGTCGCCCGAACGCCGGCGCGACTTGGCGGGCCTGGGCGCCGAGCTGGCCGACGAAGGCACGCGCCGCGCCCTCGCGGAGTTGGAAGACGCGCTCGGGGGCGGCGCGGCCTCGGAGCTATTCGCGCATCTAGCGACCGCCGAAGCGTCCCGCACGCGCGAGGCGCCGCCAAAGCCCACCGCGCCCTTCGACGTGAGCGCCCTCGGTGCATGGCTCGATGGCGACGTGAAGATGGTTCGCGATCAGGCGAGAACCTTTTTGGCGGATCCGGAGCATCGGGCGTACGGCCTTCCGGTGCCCGAATACCGCGCAAAAGTCGCCCATTGGCTCGCCGATCTCGCCGCGCGTGGCTTTGGCCAGCGTGCGTACCCGGGCATCACCAGCGACGAGAAGGACCTGAATGCGTTCATCGCGACGTTCGAGACGCTGGCCATGGGAGATCTCTCGCTGGTCATTCGCTTCGGCGTGCAGTTCGGACTTTTCGGCGGGAGTATCTTCTTTCTCGGCACCGAGGCGCAGCGGCACAAGTGGCTGTCGCAGGTGGCCAGCTTGGACCTCCCCGGCTGTTTTGCCATGAGCGAGGTGGGCCACGGCTCGGACGTGCAGAGCCTCGAGACGCGGGCCACGTGGGACGTGGTGTCGCGCACCTTCGTGCTGCACACGCCGGCGGAATCGGCGCGCAAAGACTGGGTGGGCGGTGCCGCGCAACATGCTCGGATGGCCACCGTCTTTGCCCAATTGGAGGCGGATGGCGAGGGGCACGGGATTCACGCTTTTCTGGTCCCCATCCGCGATGCCCAGGGAAAGCTGCTCGAGGGCGTGCGCGCCGGCGATTCGGGACACAAAATGGGCCTCAACGGCGTCGACAACGGGCGACTCTGGTTCGACCACGTGCGCGTCCCGGAGCACGCCCTGCTCGGGCGATTTGCCTGGATGAACGCGGAGGGCCATTACGAAAGTGCCATTGCCAATCCGAAGAAGCGATTCTTCACCATGCTCGGTACCTTGGTGGGCGGGCGCATTTCCGTGGCCACCGCCTCGGTGGCCGCGGCCAAAGTGGGATTGGCCATTGCCGTTCGCTATGCTTCGGCGCGGCGTCAATTCGGGCCGGAGGACGGTGTCGAAATGCCGCTTCTCGATTACCCCGCGCACCAGCGGCGATTGCTTCCCCGCCTGGCGACGACCTACGTGCTCTCCTTGGCCGTCGCGCGCCTGCGCAGCAACTTTGGCCAGCGCATTCGCGACGACGAGGCCGGCGACACGCGGGAGCTGGAGGCGTCGGCAGCAGCCCTGAAGGCACTGGCCAGTTGGCACGCGGTGGAGACGCTGCGCGAGTGCCGCCAGGCTTGCGGCGGCCAGGGCTACCTTCTGGTGAACCGGCTTCCCGATTTGTGCGCCGACGTCGAGGTGTTCACCACGTTCGAAGGGGACAATACCGTGCTCTTGCAGCTGGTGGCCAAGAGCCTTTTGACGGGATTCAAGAAGCGCTTCGAAAGCACCGGCGTCGCGGGCATTGCACGGCATCTGCTGAGCAAAGCGCGCGTGGCGGTGACTGAGAAGAATCTCCTTGCCGTGCGCCGGACCGATCCGGAACATCTGCGCGATCGCGCCTTTCATTTGGCGGCCTTCAAGTACCGCGAGGAGCGGCTGCTCGAAACCGCGGCGGCTCGGCTGCGCAAGCGCCTCGAGGCCAATCGCGATGCGCACGCGGCCATGCTCGCGGTTCAAGAGCACTTGGTCGCGTTGGCGCGTGCCCACGCCGATCGCCTCGCCCTGCAATGGTTCGACGAGAGCATCGCCGATTGCTCCGACGCGCAACTGGTCCCCTGGCTCGACCGAATCGGGGCGTTGCACGCCCTCACGCGCTTGCGCGAGGAGGCTGCGTTTTTCCTGGCCGAAGGCTATTTCGATGCCCAAAAGGAGCACGCCCTGCGCAAGGAAACGACCGCGCTGCTGGGCGAACTTCGACAAGGCGCCGTCGCACTGGTCGACGCCTTCGGCATCCCCGACGCATGCCTGGCGGCGCCCATCGCGTTCATGGATCCCGCGCATCCGCGGTGGTGA
- a CDS encoding RNA polymerase sigma factor, protein MTTSDTFSGITSELIALAVDGDRHAIEKIVRTLQKPIHGVALRMLLHRVDAEDATQEALIRIITRLAQYRGEAKFSTWAWRIAVRRILDFREERAAAAQRSFDAFANDLAEGRDDQAVPRPEDELLHRQLKVACSRAMLQCLDGDHRIAFILGEILGFSSDEAAEVLEIEAAAFRKRLSRARTALVEFLSRTCGVFEPKAPCACHRRIDRAINLGRVKRNDLEVREEDGNVPALQAHLSTLSEMHRLTAYYRSDPDPKSKRDFVVTLRTMIHQYKEPPS, encoded by the coding sequence ATGACCACGAGCGATACGTTTTCCGGGATTACGAGCGAGCTCATCGCCCTGGCCGTCGACGGCGATCGGCACGCCATCGAGAAGATCGTTCGCACGCTGCAGAAGCCGATTCACGGCGTGGCGCTGCGGATGCTCCTGCATCGGGTGGACGCGGAAGATGCCACCCAGGAGGCCCTCATCCGTATCATCACCCGCCTCGCGCAGTACCGTGGCGAGGCGAAATTTTCGACGTGGGCGTGGCGCATCGCCGTGCGGCGCATTCTCGACTTTCGCGAGGAGCGTGCCGCGGCCGCGCAGCGTTCCTTCGATGCGTTCGCCAACGATCTGGCCGAGGGCCGCGACGATCAGGCGGTCCCGCGCCCCGAGGACGAGCTGCTGCACCGGCAGCTCAAGGTCGCCTGCAGCCGCGCGATGCTCCAATGCCTCGACGGCGATCACCGCATCGCCTTCATCCTGGGCGAAATCCTCGGCTTTTCCTCGGACGAGGCCGCCGAGGTCCTGGAAATCGAGGCCGCGGCGTTCCGCAAGCGCCTCAGTCGGGCCCGCACCGCGCTCGTCGAATTCCTCTCGCGCACCTGCGGCGTGTTCGAGCCGAAGGCCCCGTGCGCGTGCCACCGCCGCATCGACCGGGCCATCAACCTCGGCCGGGTGAAGCGCAACGATCTGGAGGTCCGCGAGGAGGACGGGAATGTACCCGCCCTGCAGGCGCACCTTTCGACGCTGTCCGAAATGCACAGACTTACGGCCTATTACCGGAGCGATCCCGATCCGAAGAGCAAACGCGATTTCGTCGTGACGCTTCGAACGATGATTCACCAATACAAGGAGCCTCCCTCATGA
- a CDS encoding haloalkane dehalogenase, whose protein sequence is MTHESISSDFPFQHRSIDVHGSRMAYVDEGQGDPILFLHGNPTSSYLWRNIIPHVRGLGRAIAPDLIGMGRSDKPDIGYRFADHARYLDGFISALGLERITLVIHDWGSALGFDWAMRHESRVRGIAFMEPILAPIPSWERFPDAVRDVFQKLRTPGVGEAMVLDENFFIEHLLPGAIVRKLTDTEMDHYRAPFPDRASRKPTLVWPRQIPVAGEPADVVDIVSRSRDALCRSKLPKLLFTGEPGGLMQAPLVAWCKDNLPNLEVVPVGQGIHYLQEDNPHLIGKTLAEWLRRIP, encoded by the coding sequence ATGACCCATGAATCGATTTCGTCCGACTTTCCCTTTCAACATCGTTCTATCGACGTGCACGGCTCGCGCATGGCCTACGTCGACGAAGGGCAGGGGGATCCCATTCTGTTTCTCCACGGGAATCCCACGTCGTCGTATCTCTGGCGCAACATCATTCCGCACGTACGTGGCTTGGGCCGCGCCATCGCGCCCGATCTCATCGGCATGGGCCGCTCGGACAAGCCGGACATCGGCTACCGCTTCGCCGACCACGCACGCTACCTCGACGGGTTCATCTCGGCCTTGGGGCTCGAGCGCATCACCCTGGTGATCCACGATTGGGGCTCGGCGCTCGGTTTCGACTGGGCCATGCGCCACGAATCGCGCGTCCGCGGTATCGCCTTCATGGAGCCCATTTTGGCGCCGATCCCGAGCTGGGAACGATTCCCCGACGCCGTGCGCGATGTCTTTCAAAAGCTGCGCACGCCGGGCGTGGGCGAGGCCATGGTGCTCGACGAGAACTTCTTCATCGAGCACCTTCTTCCCGGCGCCATCGTTCGCAAACTCACCGACACGGAAATGGACCATTACCGTGCACCGTTTCCCGATCGCGCCTCGCGCAAACCCACTCTGGTTTGGCCGCGGCAGATCCCCGTCGCCGGCGAGCCCGCCGACGTCGTGGACATCGTGAGCCGCTCGCGCGACGCACTTTGCCGCTCTAAGTTGCCCAAGCTGCTTTTCACCGGGGAGCCCGGGGGGCTCATGCAGGCGCCGCTCGTGGCCTGGTGCAAGGACAACCTACCCAACTTGGAGGTGGTGCCCGTCGGCCAGGGGATCCATTACCTGCAAGAGGACAATCCACACCTGATTGGCAAGACCCTGGCCGAGTGGCTACGTCGCATTCCTTGA
- a CDS encoding serine/threonine protein kinase: MLLIGNSVAGTVSFLDGHTFQNLGSFSVIPDLQQRLDAMTPVEKIAYEVVRGQTGGDRFVDDIFVSPDGRKLYISRGNLCDAVAYDIATKQQLWRFKADGFKADHAALSPDGKHFILSATTADVAHVIDTQTGKLVTNVPTGTYPHSNDYSANGQRVYNSSIGNISLPYGLDGLKGKKQLTVFDATTWQVIRTYTLSKGIRPSVITADETKMYAQLSYLNGFVEYDLVNGAILRTVEMPFSTKGAGLAKDDYPRNSAHHGMAMNGDGTKLCMAGTIDDYTAIVSLPGLTTDGFVHYATDALPYWATTSVDGNFCFIPLSHANSVSVVDYRTAKEVARIPVGLYPQRERLGKVPDDVLGTLSPTGG; the protein is encoded by the coding sequence GTGTTGCTCATCGGAAACAGCGTGGCCGGCACGGTGAGTTTTCTCGATGGCCACACCTTTCAGAACCTCGGCTCCTTCAGTGTGATTCCCGATCTGCAGCAACGCCTCGACGCGATGACGCCGGTGGAGAAAATCGCCTATGAGGTCGTGCGAGGACAAACCGGCGGAGATCGCTTCGTCGACGATATTTTCGTATCGCCCGATGGACGGAAACTTTACATCTCGCGTGGAAATCTCTGCGATGCGGTGGCCTACGACATTGCCACCAAGCAGCAGCTATGGCGCTTCAAGGCGGACGGGTTCAAAGCCGACCATGCGGCGCTTTCTCCCGATGGAAAGCACTTCATCCTCTCGGCCACCACCGCCGACGTCGCCCACGTGATCGACACGCAGACCGGTAAGCTGGTGACCAATGTCCCGACGGGGACGTATCCCCATTCGAACGATTATTCGGCGAATGGCCAGCGCGTCTACAATTCGAGCATCGGAAACATCAGTTTGCCGTATGGGCTCGATGGGCTGAAAGGCAAAAAGCAGCTCACCGTGTTCGATGCCACGACGTGGCAGGTCATTCGGACGTACACCCTTTCCAAAGGCATTCGTCCGTCGGTGATCACGGCCGACGAGACGAAGATGTATGCCCAATTGTCGTATCTCAATGGATTCGTCGAATACGACTTGGTGAACGGCGCCATCCTCCGCACCGTCGAAATGCCGTTCAGCACCAAGGGCGCAGGCCTGGCAAAAGACGATTACCCGCGCAATTCGGCGCACCACGGAATGGCCATGAACGGCGACGGCACCAAGCTTTGCATGGCCGGCACCATCGACGATTACACGGCCATCGTCAGCCTTCCCGGGCTGACCACCGATGGCTTCGTGCACTACGCCACCGACGCCCTTCCCTATTGGGCGACCACCAGCGTGGACGGCAATTTCTGCTTCATCCCACTGAGCCACGCGAACAGCGTCTCCGTCGTCGACTACCGCACCGCAAAAGAGGTGGCCCGCATCCCCGTGGGCCTCTACCCACAACGCGAACGCCTCGGCAAGGTCCCCGACGACGTCCTCGGCACACTGTCCCCCACGGGCGGCTGA
- a CDS encoding GNAT family N-acetyltransferase: protein MPTNVIVPTIDTERLHLRGYRLDDFEEYATMLSDPRFLQHVASQPISREDVWARILRYIGHWAVFGYGVWAIEEKATGQYAGEVGFSNLERDISPPFGDAPEAGWGLAPRLHGQGFAKEATAGIHRWFDAEFGPKRTVCMIRPDNTASMRIAEKCGYHELHRVPYRGAPMVVLARN, encoded by the coding sequence ATGCCCACGAACGTCATCGTCCCCACCATCGACACGGAACGCTTGCACCTGCGCGGTTATCGACTCGATGACTTCGAGGAATACGCCACCATGCTGTCCGATCCTCGATTCTTGCAGCATGTGGCCAGCCAGCCCATCTCACGCGAGGACGTGTGGGCCCGCATTCTGCGCTACATCGGACACTGGGCGGTATTCGGATATGGCGTTTGGGCCATCGAGGAAAAGGCCACTGGCCAATACGCGGGCGAGGTCGGCTTTTCCAATCTGGAGCGTGACATCTCACCGCCCTTCGGCGATGCCCCCGAAGCCGGCTGGGGGCTCGCGCCGCGGTTGCATGGCCAAGGCTTCGCCAAAGAGGCTACCGCGGGCATCCATCGATGGTTCGACGCGGAATTCGGCCCGAAGCGCACCGTCTGCATGATCCGCCCGGACAACACCGCCTCGATGCGCATCGCCGAAAAATGCGGCTACCACGAATTGCACCGCGTCCCATACCGGGGCGCCCCCATGGTCGTCCTCGCGCGGAACTAG
- a CDS encoding XdhC family protein, with protein sequence MNETRDLVRTWRSLEDGGEPMLLATLIRTAGSSYRRPGARMLMSQRRWLAGGISGGCLEDDLLRKAWWYTSSGRARRIEYDTMGDAEDAGAGFGLGCDGRLELLLEHLLSTDPVHPLRFIEHCFAAGEPGVMATVVRGDEGLGHRWLRDAHGWTACNMADERWKAEIERAAATALESERSMYLTLDAADVFVEVVLPPRPLVVFGSNYDVVPVIEQAKCVGWDVSVVARRASEGARERCARADAFVVAAPADIRIGRRTAVLVMTHNYESDLEILKSILPSPAPYVGILGPRTRTDRLLSDVLRAGVSVSPAQLQRVRAPVGLDLGAHGPADIALAMIAEIQSVMSQRSARPLSECQSRNAT encoded by the coding sequence GTGAACGAAACGCGGGACCTCGTTCGAACCTGGCGCTCGCTCGAGGACGGCGGCGAACCGATGCTGCTCGCCACACTGATCCGCACGGCAGGCTCGAGCTATCGGCGCCCGGGGGCGCGCATGCTCATGAGCCAACGCCGCTGGCTGGCAGGCGGCATCAGCGGCGGATGCCTCGAAGACGACCTCCTTCGCAAAGCGTGGTGGTACACATCGAGCGGGCGCGCCCGCCGCATCGAGTACGACACCATGGGCGACGCGGAGGATGCGGGCGCGGGCTTCGGCCTGGGTTGCGACGGCCGGCTCGAGTTGTTGCTCGAGCACCTTTTATCCACCGACCCCGTGCATCCGCTGCGCTTCATCGAGCATTGCTTCGCGGCGGGTGAGCCCGGGGTGATGGCCACGGTCGTTCGTGGTGACGAGGGCTTGGGTCACCGGTGGCTGCGCGATGCGCATGGCTGGACGGCCTGCAACATGGCCGATGAACGGTGGAAGGCCGAGATCGAGCGGGCGGCGGCCACCGCGCTGGAATCGGAGCGTTCCATGTATCTTACACTGGATGCCGCCGACGTCTTCGTGGAGGTCGTTCTACCGCCGCGACCACTCGTCGTTTTCGGAAGCAACTACGACGTCGTCCCGGTCATCGAGCAGGCCAAATGCGTCGGCTGGGATGTCTCCGTCGTCGCCCGACGTGCGTCCGAAGGAGCCCGCGAACGTTGTGCACGGGCAGACGCCTTCGTGGTCGCAGCCCCCGCGGACATCCGAATTGGACGCCGCACGGCGGTGTTGGTCATGACGCACAACTACGAGTCCGACCTGGAGATCCTGAAATCGATTCTGCCGTCGCCCGCACCCTACGTCGGCATCCTCGGCCCGCGCACGCGCACCGATCGCCTGCTCTCGGACGTGCTCCGGGCTGGGGTGAGCGTGTCCCCCGCCCAGCTCCAGCGCGTGCGTGCCCCCGTCGGACTCGATCTTGGAGCGCATGGGCCGGCAGACATTGCGCTGGCCATGATCGCCGAGATTCAATCCGTGATGTCCCAGCGCTCGGCCCGGCCTTTGTCCGAGTGCCAATCAAGGAATGCGACGTAG
- a CDS encoding lactonase family protein, translating into MLHPALQFGLLLASMGVVACSGASATKPTVVYASSGKLLRVYALDAARAELTLKQTLPELENDVHYVAVHPSRKYLYVSCSEIPPPKDRPVVNAIHAFTIDGKTGTLASLGPTYASPLARAVHVSVDRTGHYLLMAHNFAESASVLRLNADGSLGAPVQQPEERQHLGFLAHQVRVDPSNRWAFVPVRGNETSLGHMAIFDFHDGVLQKRSVLDYPSGLGPRHLDFHPTKPWVYVAMENGNRLITYEHRDGVLTQRFDTTTLASPGGGSPGQGAGAIHVHPSGQWVYVSNRDTSPGDGGENSVAVFAIDAATGEPKLVQSMDAHGISPRTMTLDPSGHVLIVANQTKGPNGAEPNLSVFRIGSDGKLTYVRTYPQAGGDAWWVGALSLP; encoded by the coding sequence ATGCTCCACCCTGCGTTGCAGTTCGGCCTGCTATTGGCCTCGATGGGCGTTGTCGCGTGCTCCGGCGCCTCCGCCACCAAGCCGACGGTGGTCTACGCCAGCTCGGGGAAGCTTTTGCGCGTGTACGCGCTGGATGCCGCACGCGCGGAGCTCACCCTGAAGCAAACCTTGCCGGAGTTGGAGAACGACGTTCACTACGTCGCCGTGCATCCGAGCAGAAAGTACCTTTATGTGTCGTGCAGCGAGATCCCGCCGCCGAAGGATCGGCCTGTCGTCAATGCGATCCATGCGTTCACGATCGACGGGAAGACGGGGACGCTGGCCTCGCTGGGTCCGACGTATGCCTCGCCGCTCGCGCGGGCGGTCCACGTTTCCGTCGATCGAACGGGGCACTATTTGCTGATGGCGCACAATTTCGCCGAGAGCGCCTCGGTGCTGCGGCTGAACGCCGACGGCAGTCTGGGCGCGCCGGTGCAGCAGCCGGAGGAGCGGCAACACCTGGGCTTCTTGGCCCACCAGGTTCGGGTCGACCCGTCGAACCGATGGGCCTTCGTTCCCGTGCGCGGAAACGAGACGAGCCTCGGGCATATGGCCATTTTCGATTTTCACGACGGTGTGCTGCAAAAGCGCAGCGTGCTCGATTATCCAAGCGGGCTGGGCCCGCGGCATTTGGATTTTCATCCGACCAAGCCGTGGGTTTACGTCGCCATGGAGAATGGCAATCGGTTGATCACGTACGAGCACCGCGACGGGGTGCTCACACAGCGATTCGATACGACGACCCTCGCGAGCCCGGGCGGCGGTTCCCCAGGGCAAGGCGCGGGCGCCATCCATGTGCACCCCAGCGGCCAATGGGTTTACGTGTCGAATCGGGATACCTCGCCGGGCGACGGCGGTGAGAACAGCGTCGCGGTTTTCGCCATCGACGCGGCGACGGGAGAGCCCAAGCTCGTTCAGAGCATGGACGCGCACGGCATCTCGCCGCGCACGATGACCCTCGACCCGAGCGGGCATGTTCTCATCGTGGCCAATCAGACCAAAGGGCCGAACGGCGCGGAGCCGAATCTTTCCGTCTTTCGCATCGGGTCCGACGGAAAGCTGACCTACGTGCGCACGTACCCGCAGGCCGGAGGCGACGCCTGGTGGGTCGGCGCGCTGTCCTTACCGTAG
- a CDS encoding HutD family protein, which yields MLLSRARDRVSVPWKNGRGSTVDVAIGPPGASLTDFDWRVSLAGIRGDVPFSLFPGMDRILTVVEGPGMTLTATSGEMLQAHADRPISFPGETAFVCQLHQGPVTAFNVMTRRGSPAGSVEIVSLPTTVVHRGAVTLVVALRDSMTAAEYSLAAWDAVQLAPEDGDVELTGVGVAAIVRIG from the coding sequence ATGTTGCTATCGAGAGCTCGAGATCGCGTGTCGGTGCCGTGGAAGAATGGGCGAGGGAGCACCGTCGATGTGGCCATTGGTCCGCCGGGGGCGTCGCTGACGGATTTCGATTGGCGCGTCAGCCTCGCCGGGATTCGTGGCGATGTGCCGTTTTCGCTCTTTCCCGGAATGGATCGCATTCTGACCGTCGTCGAAGGCCCGGGAATGACGTTGACGGCCACGTCGGGCGAGATGCTGCAGGCACATGCCGATAGGCCCATTTCCTTTCCAGGGGAGACCGCATTCGTTTGCCAGCTTCACCAAGGCCCGGTGACGGCGTTCAATGTCATGACGCGCCGGGGCTCTCCCGCGGGTTCCGTGGAGATCGTCTCCCTGCCCACCACCGTCGTTCATCGCGGCGCCGTCACCCTGGTCGTGGCCTTGCGCGATTCCATGACCGCGGCGGAGTATTCCCTGGCGGCGTGGGACGCGGTCCAGCTCGCCCCTGAGGATGGCGACGTGGAGCTCACGGGCGTAGGCGTTGCCGCCATCGTGCGGATAGGATGA
- a CDS encoding LEA type 2 family protein, producing MRPFAAVVVAAVALQSLACSKPQPPEITVKDAKVTEVNAGGLTVAVNAELYNPNKFPMTLQSVTGNVKLEGKYDLGQVTVSTPVSLPAGARTPATVPLVMKWQNAGSMAALVTGGETIPFTVAGTAAVGGEKLSVDVPFQVQGSVTRAQIGQAVMRSFPGFPPVVPSK from the coding sequence ATGCGTCCGTTCGCCGCCGTGGTCGTCGCCGCCGTTGCCCTGCAGTCCCTCGCGTGCAGCAAGCCTCAGCCTCCCGAGATCACGGTGAAGGACGCCAAGGTGACCGAGGTCAACGCGGGCGGGCTCACCGTGGCCGTCAATGCGGAGCTGTACAACCCGAACAAGTTTCCCATGACGCTCCAGAGCGTCACCGGGAACGTGAAGCTCGAGGGCAAGTACGATCTCGGCCAGGTCACGGTGTCGACACCCGTGAGCCTGCCCGCGGGTGCGCGCACGCCGGCCACCGTGCCGCTGGTCATGAAATGGCAGAACGCGGGCTCCATGGCTGCCCTCGTCACGGGCGGCGAGACGATTCCCTTCACGGTCGCCGGCACGGCCGCCGTCGGTGGTGAGAAGCTCTCCGTCGATGTGCCGTTCCAAGTCCAAGGCTCGGTGACCCGCGCGCAGATCGGCCAAGCTGTGATGCGTTCGTTCCCAGGCTTCCCGCCCGTCGTTCCAAGCAAGTAG